ATGATTTAAGAATGCTATAGCTACGCTAAGGTGTTGATAGGAGCCTGATCCCATTTATAAAATCAGGAAAATAAACCTTGTTTTCCAACAATTATTTATTTCTAATATCGAAATCACATGCCACCTTTACCTACATACACTCAACAACCTTGGACAGAAACCTACAGTGAAATTATTGACGTTCGCTCTCCTCAAGAATTTACTGAAGATCACATTCCTGGCGCAATTAATTTACCTGTATTATATGATTCTGAACGCGTAGAAGTAGGAAGAACATACAAACAAATTAACCCGTTTCAAGCGAGGAAATTAGGTGCAGCTTTGGTAGCAAAAAATCTCTCTGAGCATATTACTCAACATTTTGCCAATAAAGAAAAGAAATATCATCCTTTAATATATTGCTGGCGCGGTGGACAGCGTTCTTTAAGTATGGCTTTGGTACTTAGCCAAATCGGTTGGCGGGTAACACTACTTGAAGGCGGCTACAAAACTTATCGTGCTTATGTGCGTCAGCAAATAGAAGAATTGCCCAAAAAATTTACCTACAAAATACTGTGTGGTTTTACTGGTAGTGGTAAAACCCATATTTTACAGCAAATGCGTGAACGGGGCGCTCAAGTATTAGATTTAGAAAATTTAGCTCAACATCGTGGTTCTCTATTAGGTGAGGAATGGCAAGATAAACTTTCACCTCAGCCTTCACAAAAGTACTTTGAATCATTACTTTTACAACAACTACAAAGCTTTAATCCTAATCAACCCATTTGGATAGAGTCAGAAAGTATAAAAATCGGTAAAATTTATTTACCCAAGTCTTTGTGGGAGAAAATGAAACAAGCCTGTTGTATAGAAATTCAACTACCAATTACTGTCAGAATTAAATTTCTATTACAAAAATATTCCCATTTCATAGAATATCCTGATATTTTAAAATTAAAATTGGAAACACTTAAATACCGTTATGGGTGGGAAAAAATACAACAATGGTATCAATTGATTGATGCTGAAAAGTGGGAAGTATTTATCAAAGATATTTTACATATTCACTACGATCCAACCTACCGCAAATCTATTCAACGCAATTTTAGTAATATTAAACAGGTGAGATATCTATACGATTTATCTAATGAAAGTATAAATGCTTTATTAGATTTAAGTTTGTAAATGAATACAATCAATCTCTTCTTCTATTTCTGTGTTGTCTCTTGCTTCATGCAGTTTATTAATGCATCATTTTAACTTTACTACGCTAGTAGGTCGGGTCAAGTTTACAACACTCAACATCATCAGGATAAGTTGGGTTGCTTTGTGTCAAGCTAACCTAGTTTAATGCAAAAATTTAGCTGTGTCGCGCCACTACAATTTAATGTTTACTTACCTAACAGCTACTTACCATGTTTTTTCTGTCTGCTTGAGTACAAAAATTGTACTCGACTTTAAAAATTTAATAAAACCACCACTAAACTGTAAACTTTTAATTTGTTCAGTAACTGGTTTACCTTATTGCTGATTAAACTTACTACCCAAAGTCCTAATATCAATGTAACTTCCAGGAGATTTAATAGTTAAATTGATGATAATCTGTTTAAGTGCCTCTTCTAAATCAGCCTGAGATTTAATATTAGACACTAAACATGAAGAAACACTATTTTCTTGTACTGTCTCAATACTATCTAATTCTGGGCTGTCACCAATTTCAAATAGCGCTACATATAACTCAGATTTTTCATCAATTTGATGAATGACAAATTCATTAGGATAGTTGATAAAAATTTCTCTTGCTCTTTTACTAGGGAAATGCTTAGATACCAATTCGCTAATACTTATTTGATATTGATTTTAAAAAATTTGGGTGTGACAGACAGTAATTCTTCTATGCTATATCTAAATCATAAACTATCTGAAATACGCAAAAGTACTGAGGAGAAATCATTTTTCATAGGTTAAGCTACTTTGGCTTTTAAATTGTGATTCTTTGCCAAAAAGAAATAATCTAGTTAACATAACCCCTGAAAAAATTTTATTTCCTCCTGCCCTCTGCCTCCTATTTAGACCAATCCCAACTGCTGCTTTAAAGCTTCTGGCATATTTACTGTTTTATCTAAACCACGTACATCTTCCCACTCTAAATTTTCATTCCAAGTCATTTTTTCTAGGTTGGCGTCGCTAAGATCTGCGCCGCCTAAAATCGCATAACTCAGGTTTGTATAACTGAGGTCTGCGCCACTGAGAATTGCACCACTCAAATTACTACCACTCAGGTTAGCGCTGCTGAGGTTGGCGTAACTAAGGTCAGTACCAAAGAGAATAGCATCGCTGATGTCTGCACCACTGAGATCAGCTTCGTTGAGAAGCACGCCACTAAGATCAGCTTCGTTGAGAATTACATCAGTGAGGTCTACACCACCTAGATCTGCACCCAAAAGAATTGCACTTCTGAGGTTAGCACCATTGAGTTTAGCACCGTTTAGTTTGGCGTAGCTGAGATCGGCGGCGATGAGAATAGCATTTCTCAAGTTTGTGCTAAAGAGAATAGTGTCGCTGAGGTTACTGCCTTTAAGATCAGCATGATTGAGGTCTGTACCGCTGAGGTCGGCGCGGCAAAGGTCGGCATAGCTGAGGTTAGCACCGTTGAGGTTCGCATCACTAAGATTAGCACCGAAGAGAATCGCGTGACTAAGATAGCTACTGCTGAGTTTTGCATCCCTAAGATTGCCACTAGTCAAGTTAGCATGGCTAAGATCAGCACCACTGAGATTAGCACTGCTGAGGTCGGCGTGACTGAGGTCGGCACGGTAAAGATCCGCACCAGCCAGGTTAGCACCACTGAGGTTGGTACTGCTAAGATCAGTACACCTGAGATTAGCACCAGCTAAGTTAGCACCACTGAGGTTAGCATCACCAAGGTTAGCAGTGCTAAGATTAGCACCACTGAAGTTAACACCAGTCAGGTTTGCATCCCCAAGATAAGCACTAGTGAGGTTAGCAGCGCTGAAGTTAACACCAGTTAGGTTTGCGTCCCCAAGATAAGCGCCACTAAAGTTATTGCTTTGGAGGAATTCCCCAACAACACTACAAAAATTACCAATTTCGATCGCATCGCTATAATTTATGACACGTAGGAGTTGGGATGTAAAAAAATTATCTTGATGTCGTTCACCAGAAGGATAGAAAATTATTTGGGCTTTAAGGTCATCTCGCTGTTGGGCATAGCGATGCAACTCCAATAGTAAAATCAACACATTTAGTCCTGTATTGATGTCTACCTGTCGTAGTCCGATCGCAATATTTTGCGCCTGCAACTGCAACATCTTTTTTTGGGGTAAATTTTCACTGGGTGCTGCATCTATAAATACCCCCTCACACCAACGCCGATAAAAATCTTCTAAACGCTGAAATAACAGCACAGGTCGAAAATCATTACTAGCAACCAACCTCTGCATTACTGCTTGCACAACTTCAATTGTTAATGCAGTATTTCCTAATAAATCATAAATGTTCTCATCTAATTGGCGATCGCTGATTTTAATATTCAATAAATCGTTGTTTTTTGTCCATTCTTCCAAGCTTTGCTGCAATTGTTCAGGTGATAGCAATTCTCTTAAATTATTTTGATGATTATTAATTTTTACTAAAGGGAAAACCCCTTGTAGTTCAAGACCCGTTAGATTTGATATCTCTTGTTCTTCTGTTCTTCTAATATAAGTTATCAAACGCTTCCAGACTTTATATAATAGTGCCATATATGTATCTGTTAATACTACTCACCAACTGATGATTTAGTTTGATTTACAGGAGTTTTTCCAGCTAAACAGTTGTCGATTCTCCAACAAATGTATTAATTAATACATTTGTTGATTTAAGTCTGACACCAATTTGACAAATAATTGCGACAATAGATTTACAAAATCTATAACCAGATAGAGTGTCCCAATCCAAAATGGTATGACTCAACTTTCTCCTCCAATTTCCCCAAAAATGTCTGCTTAAAAAGTTTTTTGTTTTTCACTAACCTCCAGCTATCTGATTGAGCTGTGACACTATTCTCGCAGCATTTTTAATTTGGTCAAATCTAAAAATAATAAGTACAGTTTGCTACAGACATAGTTGTTAGCAAAAATACTACAGTAAAACATTGCAATAAAGCGAAAAAATGTCAATGACAGCTAACATAAAAGTTTTTTGCTTGATATCAGGCGGTTAAATATGTTTCATCTGCCAATAGTCTAAGTTTGTACGGGAGAAGATCTTTGACATGCCTTGACACTCAGCCAATAGTAAGAACAACAGTTAAATCACAGCAGCTTTGCCTTGCAAGTATTAAAAATTAGATAATGAACGCAGCCAGGGACATTTCTGATGAAGAGACTAACTTTTTATGTTGTTGCTTTACATACTTTGTTTTTAGGAATAGTAATCGCTAACGCCAAGACACTGGCTGTAGAAGCAGGGAAGCAGAAGAGGGAAACAGCCTCCGTATTCCCTAATGTTTCCGTCCCCCTGTCTTCTGGTCTACCCTTGTCCAAAGTTTGGGTGATCAACAATCAAAAATCCCAACGCCAGTCTTTTATTTGGGTACAAGATACTAAAAAAACTGGACAGCAGCCTTTTTTACTGCTAGCGAAAGACTCACAAAAGCCCCATAAGGATAAGCCAGAAAAGCCAGACGAAAAACCTGATTCTACTTCCAAACCATCAAAAAAAGATGATTTGGAAGACTTTAACGAAGTCATCAAAGATACTCAAAAGCAGCAAGGTTTATTTACTCTGTACCGCAACAAAGACGAAAATAAGATATATCTAGAGATCAAACCAGAACAACTAAATAAAAACTTTCTCGCCACAGCAACCTTAGAATCAGGGATTGGTGAAGCTGGCATCTACAGTGGTATGCCTTTGCAGGATTTCTTGTTTTATTTCCAGCAGGTAGATAAAAAATTAAATTTTGTTGTTCGCAATGTCAATTTTCGTACCCGTGAAGGAGATCCACAGGCGCGATCGCTTGCCCGATCCTTTAGTGATTCAGTTCTCTACTCCATAGAAATTAAAAGCATTCATCCCCAACGCAAATCTATTTTGATCGACCTCAGTGATTTGCTACTAACAGATATAGCAGGATTAACCTCCAGTTTGGGATTACCGGGAAGCGCCGATGAGTCTTATTTTGGCAATGCCAAAGTTTTCCCGCAAAATGTCGAAATTGAGTCGGTGATGAATTTCTCTGGCAGTAGTAGCGACGAAGAAGACAGTGAGGAAACGCAAAATTTCATCACCGTACCTGATAGCCGTGGCTTTACCTTGCGAGTCCACTACAGTCTTTCTCAACTCCCAAATAATAATTACCAACCCCGGCTAGCAGATGATCGCATCGGCTATTTTATCACCGCCTACCAAGACCTATCCAACGACGAGCGTAAAGAACCCTTTGTCCGCTACATCAACCGTTGGCATCTGGAAAAACAAGACCCTAACGCCCCCATCTCTCCTCCCAAAAAACCGATAGTATTTTGGATAGATAACGCCGTTCCCCTAGAATACCGCTCTGCCATTACTGAAGGTGTCTTGATGTGGAACAAAGCCTTTGAGGCGGCTGGTTTTAAAGATGCCATCCAAGTCAAACAAATGCCAGATAACGCCAAATGGGACCCTGCGGACATTCGTTACAACACAATTCGCTGGATCAACACCATCGATGGATATTTTGCAATGGGGCCTTCCCGCGTTAATCCCCTGACCGGAGAAATTTTGAACGCCAGCATTTTAGTAGATGCTAGTTTTATCCGCGCCCTCAAAAGTGAATATCGCCAAATTATCCAACCCAACGAAAACGAACGACAAACCAGGACTTCCCTCACAGCCTTTATGCAAAATCGCTTGCTTTGTGCCAACGGTTTAGAAGCGAACAAAAACCAAACCAAGCGAAAGCTATTCGCCAAACATTTATCGAAACTAGCTGGAGAGTATGACCTTTGTTATGGAATGGAAGCTGCTAACCAATTTGCTTTTGGTTCGCTAGCAATGAGACTCCTGCAACCAGCACCTCCTAGCAGTGAACAGATAAAAAATTATATCCATCAATATTTAAGGTTAATTATTGCTCACGAAGTCGGACATACTCTGGGGTTACGCCACAACTTCCGTGGTAGTACCATGCTGACACCAGAACAACTCAACAATACAGATATCACCCGTAATAGAGGCCTAGTTTCCTCTGTAATGGACTACATTCCACCCAACATTGCGCCCCAAGATCAAAAACAAGGAGATTATTTTCCTCAGATGGTGGGGCCTTATGATGATTGGGCAATTCAATACGGCTACACCCAATTTCCAGCAACAACTCCCGTAGCTGAGAAACCCTTTTTGAATAAAATTGCCGAAAAATCTGACCAGCCAGAATTGACTTATGCCACAGATGAAGATATGTATGACCTAGATCCCACTGCCGACGCTTGGGATAACAGCAATAATGTCTTGCTTTATTCTCGGTGGCAATTGGAAAATGCCCGGATCATGTGGGATCGCCTCAACAAACGCCCTCCTATGGATGGCGATAGTTATAGCGATATGAGAGAACAGTTTGGTACAGTACTGGGAAATTATTTCCAAAACATTTACTACGCGACAAAATACATTGGTGGACAGTCTTTTTACAGAGTTCATCCTAGTGAGAAACAACAAAAATTACCGTTTAAAGCAGTGCCAGTAGAAAAACAACGGCAAGCATTAGCGCTTTTGCAAAAGTATATTTTCGCTGAAGACGCTTTTAACTTCTCACCAGATTTACTGAACAAATTAGCGCCATCGCGTTGGCGACATTGGGGTAGTAGCCCCCGCATCGGTCGCTTAGACTATCCGATTCATGACTTGGTACTGTTCATGCAGAGTTTGGTGTTGTGGGATTTGCTTTCAGGCGATCGCCTCTCCCGTCTCAAAGACATGGAATTCAAAAACAAAGCCGAAAATTCCCTGACATTGCCTGAATTATTTGATACTCTACAAAATGGTATTTGGACAGAAGTATTAAAACCCCAAGGCAAAACCATCGAGATTTCTAGCTTACGTCGAGGCTTACAGCGCCGATACGTGGAAACTCTCAATGAAATGGTCTTGCGAAAACAAGAAGTTCCAGAAGATGCTCGGACTCTAGCTTGGTATAAACTGAAACAGCTATCTGAAAAACTAGATAACGTTCGTGGTGGTGATGAATATACCAAAGCACATTTACTAGAGACACGCGATCGCATCAAGAAAGTTTTGGATGCACCTTTGCAGGGGAATTAGAAAAATTCAGTTATCAGTTATCAGTTATCAGTTATGCCTAATGTGAATTAGAAAAAAAGGTGGGAGAAGTAAGAAGATGAAAGTTACCAGCTTTTCACTTCAGACTCCCCCCATGACTAGCATAGACTTTGGAACACTATTAACGACAATCTTTGTAGTAGATGATTGCTATGAAAAGCAAGTAAAAAATACAACTCTCCTAAAGCCAGGAGTGAAAGCAAGTATGAGCGAAAGTGAAATCATGACACTGGCACTAGTCATGGATTATCTACCATTTCCAGGAGAAACACAGTTTCTGGGTTTTATCCGAGGTAATTACAAAGAATGGTTTCCAAATTTACTTGACCAAACTCAATTTCATCGTCGGTTACGCAAATGAGATGGAATGTTAGAAAAATTACGTCGCAGTTGGGTAGAGCAATTGCTTGGGGAAAGTGAAAAATATTTCATTGTTGACACTAAACCATTACCAGTATTAGGACTCAAGCGTGACAAGCGATATAGTGACTTTGCCGGAAACGCTGCCCGTAATCCCGACCGCCTACTCAACAAAACCGTTGATGGTTTTTGTGTACATATTGCTGCCAAGATTGCATCTGACACACTACGTTTTTTGCTTCGCCGACGTTTGCATTAATGTTCTCACTTTCCAATCTCAACCTCTTTAATTCACATTAGGCGTCAATTACCAATTACCGATTACCTATTATGTCTAATCTTCAAAAAAAGAATCAAACACAATCTGATGCTGATACTTTGGCAGCGTTACAAGAATTAATAGATGTGGTGGCAAAGTTGCGATCGCCTGATGGTGGTTGTCCCTGGGATTTAGCGCAAACTCCCGAAACATTGACACCGTATGTCATTGAAGAAGCTTATGAGGTGATAGATGCGATTAACAGTGGGGATAAAGAAGCGATCGCTGAAGAATTAGGGGATTTGTTGTTACAAGTTGTCCTGCAAGCACAAATCGCCAAGGAATATGGGCAATTTTCTTTACAAGAAGTAGCACAAGGTATTTCCCAAAAGCTAATTCGGCGTCATCCTCATGTTTTTGGGGATGTGTTGGTGCAAAGCGTAGATGAAGTGCGGCAAAATTGGGAACAAATCAAAGCAACAGAAAAGGGAGAACCATCTCCAGAAAATCAAAAACTGAGTACAAAACTCAGTAGTTATGCCCGTAAGCTTCCACCCTTAATGGCGACGATGAAAATTTCTCAAAAAGCTGCTGCTATTGGGTTTGAGTGGGAAAATATTGATGGAGTATGGGACAAATTCCACGAAGAATTGCAAGAGTTTCAGGAAGCTTTAGCTCACGAAACACCAGAACGACAACAAGCTGAATTAGGGGATTTATTATTTTCTATTCTCCAGCTTGCCCGTTGGTATAATCTCAATCCCAGTGAAGCTTTACAAGGAACAAATCAACGTTTTATTCAGCGCTTCCAAAAAATAGAAGGATTTGCTGATCGCCCCCTGTCTGATTACACTCTCGAAGAATTAGAAGCACTTTGGCAGGAGGCGAAGGCACAAATAAAAAGGGATAGGGGATAGGAGACAAGGAGAACCAGGGAGGTCGGGGAGTGTGTAGACGAGGCAGTGCGGTGGACTCTTCTCCCGGCATAAAGCACGTGGCGTCATCTGCCGTGCGCTCATAGGCTTCCCGTAGGGTGGAGTATGGGGGGTGTGGGGAGACAAGGAAATTAATTAACAACTATTGACTATGGACTATGGACAATTGACCACTTACAACTTAATTGTGATTGTCTTGACTTCAGTGTAATGTTCTAGACAATACTCACTGAGGCCGCCGCAGGGTGCAGCAGTGCCAAAGACGTGGTAGCAATTGACCCACACAATACTAGCACGGACGTTGTTGGCTATAGCATAGGCTTTGGTAATATCTTTAGACGCTAAGTAATCTATTAATACGCTGCTCTGTATACAGGAAATGGTGTGATGTTATTTATATAAGTTCTGATTTTTTTACATGCTATTAACATAAAAAGCTACAGCAATTAACCATAAACTGGATTTAGCTCAATTTTCCGAATTGTAGAAACAGCTTATGAATCGTCGTGAATTTATCGCTTGGGTAGGTGTGGGGAGTTTGGCTAGTTCTCTACCTGTAGTCATTGCAGCTTGTTCTTCTCAAACCAAATCCCAATCGACTAACACTCCTGTGCGTGCTGATGGTTTTCAAGTAGTTGGCACAGTAGCAGATTTAGACAAAAACGGTCAACTCTTCAGGGAGGAAACTGCTGTTGGTAAGGTGTTGGTCATTAAAGATCCCAGTAACACTAGCAAGATAATTGCCGTTAACCCTACTTGCACCCATAAAGGTTGTGTTGTGGGATGGAATCAAGACCAAAGTTCCTTTGTATGTCCCTGTCATGGTTCTAAATATGCCAGTGATGGCAAAGTGACAAATGGCCCAGCAGAAAAACCTCTTTCTACCTACACAGCTAAGGTGGAAGGCAATGAAGTTTTGGTCAAAGGAAGCTAATCACACTGCATCTGCTTTGAGATAAAAAGTGAATACACCCTAATGATCAACAAATAACGCTTTTTGATCCAGCCAATGGTTTGGTATAAGCTCTTTGTTACTCATCCAAGTTCAGCTAAGAGAGATTCTTGGACTGCCTGAGATAGAAGATGCTGTGCAACCTTTTTTAGGCTTTTGTTCTTTGAGACTATATACATTAATTATCAAGCAAGTAAGTGATTTATACTGATCCAAAAACTCACATAATGTTAGTGATCTAACTCATTGATTTTTACTCAGTAGATGGTGTTTCCATTTTTAATAATTTGATAGCTAGCGGATTTCAGTTTGTGCTTTTCCCCTCCCATGAGTTGATACGATTGGAAAACGGCATAAGATTTAGGTTGTTGTGTGGCATGAATATTTCTGGTGATAACTCATCAAACCTAGTTGCAATAGCGAAAAAAACACGCTTGGCAGCACTCAAGCTTTCAGTTTTATCAACGGAGGCAAAAAATCAAGCGCTCGAAGCGATCGCTCAAGCTTTAGAATCAGCAAAAGATGAAGTTTTGCAAGCGAATGTTGCTGATTGTCAAACTGCTGCTGCTGAAGGTATAGCAAAACCACTTTATAAACGCTTGCAGTTAGATGAGTATAAGTTAAAAGATGCGATCGCAGGAGTAACAGATGTCGGCAAACTAGCTGATCCTGTGGGTGCAGTGCAAATTCACCGCGAACTTGATACAGGTTTAATTCTCAAACGCATCACTTGTCCTTTAGGTGTTTTGGGTGTGATTTTTGAAGCGCGTCCAGAAGCGGCAATTCAAATTGTAGCTTTGGCAATCAAGTCCGGGAATGGTGTGATTCTCAAAGGTGGTAAAGAAGCCATTCGTTCTTGTGAAGCCATTGTCAAAGCAGTTAAACAGGGATTATCTACAACTGCTGTTCACCCAGATGTGGTACAGTTACTGACAACAAGAGAAGAAACTTTGGAACTTTTAAAATTAGATAAGTATGTAGATTTAATTATTCCTCGAGGTTCTAATGCTTTTGTGCAGTTTGTGCAGGAAAATACCCGTATTCCCGTACTAGGACATGCTGATGGCATCTGTCATCTCTATATAGATAAAGCAGCTGATTTCAACAAAGCAATCACTATCACTGTTGATGCCAAAACCCACTATCCGGCTGCATGTAATGCCATCGAAACTTTACTAATTCATGCTGAAATTGCCCCAGATTTTCTACCAAAAATTGCTGAGGCTTTGCAAACCCAAAATGTAGAATTAAGAGGCGATGAACGCAGTCGCGAGATTCTACCAAGTCTCACATTAGCCACAAAAATAGACTGGGAAACTGAATACAGCGATTTGATTTTGGCAATTAAAATTGTAGATTCTTTAGAAGCAGCGATCGCTCACATTAATGATTATGGTTCTAAGCATACCGATGCGATCGTCACTGAAGATGCAAAGGCGGCTGAAACTTTCCTCGCACTAGTAAATGCCGCAGGAGTTTACCACAACTGTTCTACTCGCTTCGCAGATGGTTTCCGTTATGGTTTCGGTGCTGAAGTCGGAATTAGCACCCAACAAATGCCACCTCGTGGGCCTGTTGGTTTAGAAGGATTAGTTACATACAAGTACCAGTTAACAGGTGATGGTCATATTGCTGCCAATTACACTGGTGCTAATGCCAAATCTTTTACTCACAAGGATTTGGCATAATATCATGTTCGCTTGAATATTTATACTGTCGCGTGGGCTGGTAATAGGTAATTGGTAATTGGTAGTGGCGCGACTGCCTTAAAATAGTGCATTAATAAACCGCACCAGGTACAGAGAACACAGAGGTAGAAGAAGAGATTTATTGCACTATTTTAGTCTGGTCACGCTACTACAATTCAAGGTTTACTTTATAAATCATCTTTTAATGCCTTAGTGGTTCAATAAAATTTCTTTTTTCACCACAAAAACACAAAGACACGAAGAAAAGTGTTGTTCAAATATGTGTGAGTTGCACGAGAAAATAAGGAAAGCACAATTAATTTTGAAACAGCATAGATTGGTTACTTAATATGATTGTGCTTCCTAAGTTGTTACGTAACTTTAAATTTAGCTCGGTAAATGGTAGGTAGTGGTTATTGCACCGCTGGTTAAGCTTATTCAATATATTACCTGAGATAATAAATAAAAAAAAGTAGTCTTAGTTGCCAGTTTGGCAATTTTAGTTGTGGAGAAGAAGATAAATACTTATGATATATTTTACTAATATATAGATATGTTAGATTGCAAATTTGTGTTGTATACTCACACCTAAAAAACACAGGATAAAAAATAAGTACGGTGCGATCGCTTCAAATTTTCAAAGTAGGGGTATAGGGGCTTATACCAATTTTGGATTTTGGATTTTGCGAAAAGTTTGTAGACACGGAGTAGCTTAAGGCTAGGGTGCGGAGGTTTCCTCCGTTAGCGTAAGTTCCGAAAGCGATAGCGAGGCTCAAAACTTTTCAAGACGGATTTTAGATTGAAAGTCTTTATTGCAAAGCTGTTTCTTTCAGAAGGCAGAGGGCAGGAGGCAGAAGGCAGAAGGCACCCACGCTTAAAAACGTGGGATTGAAACAAGGACGCTTTATACCTCGCTGCAAGCAGTCTCAGTATAATTCTTTCTTTTAAGTGGGCAGCCTACCCACAACTGAAGTTTTTATTAATACTTCTTTCCTTCTGCCCTCTGCCTTCGTACTTCTGCCTTGCTTGGTAATTTCAAACAATACTACCTATCCCAATTTGGTATTAGGGGTGTAAGAGTGTAGGGAAAAGTAAACACCTATTGACTTACTTATATTTTGAGTTCCAACCAAGTTCTTTCCCTTACACCCCTACCCTTTTATACCCATTCTTAAGGGATAAACTTGGTGTGTGAGTCCTATTAAACTAATGCTTTTAGTAAAGCTTGCAGCTTGAGTTGAATTTCTGTGAGTTCTTTTTCAGGGTCAGAACCTGCAACGATACCAGCACCAGCGTAAAGCCTAGCGCGATCGCCATTTATGAGTGCGGAACGAATCCCAACAATAAACTCACAGTTACCATCTGCGTCTATCCATCCCAAGGGTGCAGCATATAAACCCCTTTCAAAACTTTCGTAACGACGAATTTCTACACAAGCTGCATCTGGTGCAGTACCTGCAACTGCTGGTGTAGGATGCAGTTGGGAAACTATCTTTAAAGGATGCACTTCATTAGGAACTATGGCACTAATTGGTGTCCATAAATGCTGAATATTAGATAATTGTCGCAACCGGGGCGGTAATATTTGCGGTAATAAACCGAGTTGTGAGAGGCGTTGAGTAATAA
Above is a genomic segment from Fischerella sp. JS2 containing:
- a CDS encoding glutamate-5-semialdehyde dehydrogenase, producing the protein MNISGDNSSNLVAIAKKTRLAALKLSVLSTEAKNQALEAIAQALESAKDEVLQANVADCQTAAAEGIAKPLYKRLQLDEYKLKDAIAGVTDVGKLADPVGAVQIHRELDTGLILKRITCPLGVLGVIFEARPEAAIQIVALAIKSGNGVILKGGKEAIRSCEAIVKAVKQGLSTTAVHPDVVQLLTTREETLELLKLDKYVDLIIPRGSNAFVQFVQENTRIPVLGHADGICHLYIDKAADFNKAITITVDAKTHYPAACNAIETLLIHAEIAPDFLPKIAEALQTQNVELRGDERSREILPSLTLATKIDWETEYSDLILAIKIVDSLEAAIAHINDYGSKHTDAIVTEDAKAAETFLALVNAAGVYHNCSTRFADGFRYGFGAEVGISTQQMPPRGPVGLEGLVTYKYQLTGDGHIAANYTGANAKSFTHKDLA